In Pseudoliparis swirei isolate HS2019 ecotype Mariana Trench chromosome 2, NWPU_hadal_v1, whole genome shotgun sequence, the following are encoded in one genomic region:
- the sestd1 gene encoding SEC14 domain and spectrin repeat-containing protein 1 isoform X2: MSNVTMEATTMLPILKKKLAFLSGGKDRRSGLILTIPLSSDQTSMEELSTTLNYLLSIPSQKCKARGFTVIVDGRKSQWNIVKTVVLMLQNVIPAEVSLVCVVKPDEFWDKKVTHFCFWKEKDRLGFEVILVSANKLTRYIEPCQLTDDFGGSLDYDHNDWLNKRLVFEKFTRESTSLLNELTVINDGDKGGALDKDKSADCGLLPSMDPETVLQTGHELLSELQQRRFNGSEGGGGQGGPAWCPMEEELLAQPQVMKLLDSLREQYTRYQELCRQRNKRTQLDEIHAKVMQVVTWLQGPGSELLKTQQAIGDSTRAAQALQQKHEEIESQHSEWFAVYVELNQQIAALLGAGEEEEVAELKALQQQLSDVCYQQAAQLEGRQHVLLAAQGFHGSTQELSQQLDGLLGMLCADVAPADGASIQQNLKLLEEKLQIVEAGLAALRQKGGLLMEQMSTVPPPWPPEEAEQSPTGEQRDSAQHVETVMEELQLRKQRCEDMVDVRRLKMLQMVQLFKCEEDALQSVEWLGELLDALLKTHVRLGDDSQETRTMLDKHRKFVDVAQSTYDYGRQLLQATVVLCQSLRCTTRSSGDTLPRLNRLWKQFSVSGEERQHRLELALDFHAAGERVLLQECADSESLDEVDSSGKTLLDRLTLPVIFPDGLCPAGFSSVVTVDQSVFPP; this comes from the exons ATGTCCAACGTTACCATGGAAGCAACCACCATGCTCCCCATCCTGAAGAAGAAACTGGCCTTTCTGTCAg ggGGCAAAGACCGGCGCAGTGGTCTGATCCTGACCATCCCGCTCAGCTCGGACCAGACCAGCATGGAGGAGCTCAGCACCACGCTCAACTACCTGCTCAGCATCCCCAG tcagaAGTGTAAGGCTCGGGGTTTCACCGTCATCGTGGACGGACGGAAGTCTCAGTGGAACATCGTGAAGACTGTGGTGCTCATGTTGCAG AACGTGATTCCGGCCGAGGTGTCTCTGGTCTGCGTGGTGAAGCCGGATGAGTTCTGGGACAAGAAGGTGACGCACTTCTGCTTCTGGAAGGAGAAAGACCGCCTGGGCTTCGAG GTGATCCTGGTGTCGGCCAATAAGCTGACGCGTTACATCGAGCCCTGCCAGCTGACGGACGATTTCGGGGGGAGTCTGGACTACGACCACAACGACTGGCTCAACAAGAGGCTG GTTTTCGAGAAGTTCACCCGGGAGTCGACGTCGCTGCTGAACGAGCTGACGGTCATCAACGACGGAGACAAGGGCGGCGCCCTGGACAAGGAcaa GTCAGCTGACTGCGGCCTCCTGCCCTCCATGGACCCCGAGACGGTCCTCCAGACCG gtcaCGAGCTGCTGTCGGAGCTGCAGCAGCGGCGTTTCAACGGctccgagggaggaggaggtcagggaG GCCCGGCCTGGTGTCccatggaggaggagctgctggcccAGCCTCAGGTGATGAAGCTGCTGGACTCGCTCAGGGAGCAGTACACCAGGTACCAGGAGCTGTGCAGGCAGCGAAACAAGCGCACCCAGCTGGATGAGATCCACGCCAAGGTCATGCAG gtgGTCACCTGGCTGCAGGGTCCAGGCTCAGAGCTGCTGAAGACGCAGCAGGCGATCGGGGACTCGACGCGAGCGGCTCAGGCCCTGCAGCAGAAACACGAGGAGATCGAGAGCCAGCACAGC GAGTGGTTTGCAGTGTACGTGGAGTTGAACCAGCAGATCGCCGCCTTGCTCGGCgccggggaagaggaggaggtggcggaGCTGAaggcgctgcagcagcagctgagcgACGTCTGCTACCAGCAGGCGGCGCAGCTGGAGGGCCGGCAGCACGTCCTGCTGGCGGCGCAGGGCTTCCACGGCAGCACGcaggag CTGTCCCAGCAGCTGGACGGCCTGCTCGGCATGCTCTGCGCCGACGTGGCTCCGGCCGACGGCGCCTCCATTCAACAGAACCTcaagctgctggaggagaagctgcagATTGTCG AGGCGGGCCTCGCCGCGCTGCGCCAGAAGGgcgggctgctgatggagcagaTGAGCACCGTGCCGCCGCCGTGGCccccggaggaggcggagcagagTCCGACCGGGGAGCAGCGGGACAGCGCTCAGCACGTCGAGACCGTGATGGAGGAGTTGCAGCTCCGCAAGCAGag gtgtgaggacatggtggacgTGAGGAGGCTAAAGATGCTTCAGATGGTCCAACTGTTCAAATGTGAAGAAGATGCTTTACAG tcagTGGAGTGGCTCGGCGAGCTGTTGGACGCCTTGTTGAAGACCCACGTCAGACTAGGGGACGACTCTCAGGAGACCAGGACCATgttggacaaacacaggaaGTTTGTGGACGTCGCTCAG AGCACGTACGACTACGGCCGCCAGCTGCTGCAGGCCACCGTGGTTCTGTGCCAGTCGCTGCGCTGCACCACGCGCTCCTCCGGGGACACGCTGCCGCGCCTCAACCGCCTCTGGAAGCAGTTCAGCGTCAGCGGAGAGGAGCGGCAGCACCGGCTGGAGCTGGCCCTGGACTTCCACGCCGccggagagagg gTGTTGCTTCAGGAATGTGCCGACTCAGAGTCTCTGGACGAGGTCGACTCCTCCGGGAAAACTCTGCTGGACAGACTGACCCTCCCTGTTATCTTCCCTGATGG CTTGTGTCCGGCGGGTTTCTCCAGCGTTGTAACTGTTGATCAAAGCGTCTTTCCACCCTAA
- the sestd1 gene encoding SEC14 domain and spectrin repeat-containing protein 1 isoform X1, giving the protein MSNVTMEATTMLPILKKKLAFLSGGKDRRSGLILTIPLSSDQTSMEELSTTLNYLLSIPSQKCKARGFTVIVDGRKSQWNIVKTVVLMLQNVIPAEVSLVCVVKPDEFWDKKVTHFCFWKEKDRLGFEVILVSANKLTRYIEPCQLTDDFGGSLDYDHNDWLNKRLVFEKFTRESTSLLNELTVINDGDKGGALDKDKSADCGLLPSMDPETVLQTGHELLSELQQRRFNGSEGGGGQGGPAWCPMEEELLAQPQVMKLLDSLREQYTRYQELCRQRNKRTQLDEIHAKVMQVVTWLQGPGSELLKTQQAIGDSTRAAQALQQKHEEIESQHSEWFAVYVELNQQIAALLGAGEEEEVAELKALQQQLSDVCYQQAAQLEGRQHVLLAAQGFHGSTQELSQQLDGLLGMLCADVAPADGASIQQNLKLLEEKLQIVEAGLAALRQKGGLLMEQMSTVPPPWPPEEAEQSPTGEQRDSAQHVETVMEELQLRKQRCEDMVDVRRLKMLQMVQLFKCEEDALQSVEWLGELLDALLKTHVRLGDDSQETRTMLDKHRKFVDVAQSTYDYGRQLLQATVVLCQSLRCTTRSSGDTLPRLNRLWKQFSVSGEERQHRLELALDFHAAGERVLLQECADSESLDEVDSSGKTLLDRLTLPVIFPDGTEQYFGSPGDTAAAAEAVRERLLLVEERRLQLQEAELHDDEEEEEEEAGALDGKEARLDVIGEELSEKEEEEEGGQQDEDLERATQDC; this is encoded by the exons ATGTCCAACGTTACCATGGAAGCAACCACCATGCTCCCCATCCTGAAGAAGAAACTGGCCTTTCTGTCAg ggGGCAAAGACCGGCGCAGTGGTCTGATCCTGACCATCCCGCTCAGCTCGGACCAGACCAGCATGGAGGAGCTCAGCACCACGCTCAACTACCTGCTCAGCATCCCCAG tcagaAGTGTAAGGCTCGGGGTTTCACCGTCATCGTGGACGGACGGAAGTCTCAGTGGAACATCGTGAAGACTGTGGTGCTCATGTTGCAG AACGTGATTCCGGCCGAGGTGTCTCTGGTCTGCGTGGTGAAGCCGGATGAGTTCTGGGACAAGAAGGTGACGCACTTCTGCTTCTGGAAGGAGAAAGACCGCCTGGGCTTCGAG GTGATCCTGGTGTCGGCCAATAAGCTGACGCGTTACATCGAGCCCTGCCAGCTGACGGACGATTTCGGGGGGAGTCTGGACTACGACCACAACGACTGGCTCAACAAGAGGCTG GTTTTCGAGAAGTTCACCCGGGAGTCGACGTCGCTGCTGAACGAGCTGACGGTCATCAACGACGGAGACAAGGGCGGCGCCCTGGACAAGGAcaa GTCAGCTGACTGCGGCCTCCTGCCCTCCATGGACCCCGAGACGGTCCTCCAGACCG gtcaCGAGCTGCTGTCGGAGCTGCAGCAGCGGCGTTTCAACGGctccgagggaggaggaggtcagggaG GCCCGGCCTGGTGTCccatggaggaggagctgctggcccAGCCTCAGGTGATGAAGCTGCTGGACTCGCTCAGGGAGCAGTACACCAGGTACCAGGAGCTGTGCAGGCAGCGAAACAAGCGCACCCAGCTGGATGAGATCCACGCCAAGGTCATGCAG gtgGTCACCTGGCTGCAGGGTCCAGGCTCAGAGCTGCTGAAGACGCAGCAGGCGATCGGGGACTCGACGCGAGCGGCTCAGGCCCTGCAGCAGAAACACGAGGAGATCGAGAGCCAGCACAGC GAGTGGTTTGCAGTGTACGTGGAGTTGAACCAGCAGATCGCCGCCTTGCTCGGCgccggggaagaggaggaggtggcggaGCTGAaggcgctgcagcagcagctgagcgACGTCTGCTACCAGCAGGCGGCGCAGCTGGAGGGCCGGCAGCACGTCCTGCTGGCGGCGCAGGGCTTCCACGGCAGCACGcaggag CTGTCCCAGCAGCTGGACGGCCTGCTCGGCATGCTCTGCGCCGACGTGGCTCCGGCCGACGGCGCCTCCATTCAACAGAACCTcaagctgctggaggagaagctgcagATTGTCG AGGCGGGCCTCGCCGCGCTGCGCCAGAAGGgcgggctgctgatggagcagaTGAGCACCGTGCCGCCGCCGTGGCccccggaggaggcggagcagagTCCGACCGGGGAGCAGCGGGACAGCGCTCAGCACGTCGAGACCGTGATGGAGGAGTTGCAGCTCCGCAAGCAGag gtgtgaggacatggtggacgTGAGGAGGCTAAAGATGCTTCAGATGGTCCAACTGTTCAAATGTGAAGAAGATGCTTTACAG tcagTGGAGTGGCTCGGCGAGCTGTTGGACGCCTTGTTGAAGACCCACGTCAGACTAGGGGACGACTCTCAGGAGACCAGGACCATgttggacaaacacaggaaGTTTGTGGACGTCGCTCAG AGCACGTACGACTACGGCCGCCAGCTGCTGCAGGCCACCGTGGTTCTGTGCCAGTCGCTGCGCTGCACCACGCGCTCCTCCGGGGACACGCTGCCGCGCCTCAACCGCCTCTGGAAGCAGTTCAGCGTCAGCGGAGAGGAGCGGCAGCACCGGCTGGAGCTGGCCCTGGACTTCCACGCCGccggagagagg gTGTTGCTTCAGGAATGTGCCGACTCAGAGTCTCTGGACGAGGTCGACTCCTCCGGGAAAACTCTGCTGGACAGACTGACCCTCCCTGTTATCTTCCCTGATGG GACCGAGCAGTACTTCGGGAGCCCCGGcgacacggcggcggcggcggaggccgTCAGGGAGCGCCtcctgctggtggaggagcggcggctgcagctgcaggaggcggagctgcacgacgacgaggaggaggaggaagaggaagcgggGGCGCTCGACGGGAAGGAGGCGCGGCTGGACGTGATCGGCGAGGAActgagtgagaaagaggaggaagaggagggggggcagcaGGATGAAGACTTGGAGAGGGCCACGCAGGACTGCTAG